The following proteins are co-located in the Paraburkholderia phytofirmans PsJN genome:
- a CDS encoding TetR/AcrR family transcriptional regulator, with amino-acid sequence MPKTLSPDDIQQFREAMRHVAENAFATRGAEGVTMRELARELGCSAMTPYRYFRDKDEILAMVRAAAFNRFAARLEAAAQTAPETDHSVVSEAYVAFALDEPHAYRLMFDLAQHASVYPELAAASQRAWRMLGEHFERLVTAGILEGDPQLIGYAYWASLHGFTMLALANQLPLPQVQQPAGAVNSPTREAVFAQIRRMLWRGAQAQHG; translated from the coding sequence ATGCCCAAAACGCTCTCCCCCGACGACATCCAGCAATTCCGCGAAGCCATGCGGCACGTGGCCGAGAATGCATTCGCCACGCGTGGCGCCGAAGGCGTGACGATGCGTGAACTGGCGAGAGAACTGGGTTGCAGCGCCATGACGCCCTACCGCTACTTCCGCGACAAGGACGAGATTCTCGCGATGGTGCGCGCCGCGGCGTTCAATCGCTTCGCGGCGCGCCTCGAAGCGGCGGCGCAGACCGCCCCGGAAACGGATCACTCGGTGGTGAGCGAAGCCTACGTGGCGTTCGCACTCGACGAACCGCACGCCTATCGGTTGATGTTCGATCTGGCTCAGCACGCAAGCGTTTATCCGGAACTCGCCGCCGCCTCACAGCGCGCGTGGCGCATGCTCGGCGAGCACTTCGAGCGGCTCGTAACCGCGGGCATTCTGGAAGGCGATCCGCAGCTGATCGGTTACGCGTACTGGGCGAGTCTGCACGGCTTCACCATGCTGGCGCTGGCTAATCAGTTGCCGTTGCCACAGGTGCAGCAACCTGCGGGCGCCGTCAATTCGCCCACGCGCGAAGCCGTGTTCGCGCAAATTCGCCGCATGTTATGGCGCGGCGCGCAGGCGCAGCACGGATAG
- the glpD gene encoding glycerol-3-phosphate dehydrogenase — translation MTQGSRYDLLVVGGGINGAGIARDAAGRGLSVLLCEQDDLAAHTSSASTKLIHGGLRYLEYREFGLVRKALQERETLLRAAPHIMWPLRFVMPHMPDLRPAWLIRAGLFLYDHLARRELLPGSRGIVMRNHPAGAPLVDSIKRGFVYSDGWVNDARLVVLNALDAQEHGAKILTRTKLLSAVRAGGEWRAQLKRADGTLLDVRAASIANAAGPWVGELLQGALGRAASHSVRLVKGSHIVTRRLFEHDHAYIFQNPDKRIIFAIPYEHDYTLIGTTDLEYRGDPSQVAINADETQYLCDSINRYFKQKISPADVRWTYSGVRPLLEEEGADNPSAVTRDYSLELDAPAGEAPLLSVFGGKITTFRKLAEEAVDKLAQALQNGASSWTAGAPLPGGDIPNANFERFLSEFKQQHAWLPADLAHRLARAYGTRVKQVLGNARSVADLGRAFAPGLYEAELTYLRDTEWARSAQDVLWRRSKLGLHVEPGTLDSITRDIDAWFAREPAREGA, via the coding sequence GTGACGCAAGGCTCGAGATACGATTTGCTCGTCGTGGGCGGCGGGATCAACGGCGCAGGCATCGCTCGCGATGCGGCGGGCCGCGGCCTGTCGGTGCTGCTCTGCGAACAGGACGATCTGGCGGCGCATACGTCGTCGGCCAGCACGAAGCTCATTCACGGCGGCTTGCGCTACCTCGAATACCGCGAGTTCGGACTGGTGCGAAAAGCGCTGCAGGAGCGCGAGACACTGCTGCGCGCAGCGCCGCACATCATGTGGCCGCTGCGCTTCGTGATGCCGCACATGCCGGATCTGCGCCCGGCCTGGCTGATCCGCGCCGGTCTCTTTCTCTACGACCATCTCGCCAGGCGTGAGCTGCTGCCCGGCTCGCGCGGCATCGTGATGCGCAATCATCCGGCGGGCGCGCCGCTGGTCGATTCGATCAAGCGCGGCTTCGTGTATTCGGACGGCTGGGTCAACGACGCGCGTCTCGTCGTGCTGAACGCACTGGACGCGCAGGAGCACGGCGCGAAAATTCTCACGCGCACCAAGCTGCTGAGCGCGGTGCGCGCAGGCGGCGAATGGCGCGCGCAACTCAAGCGCGCGGACGGCACGCTTCTGGACGTGCGCGCCGCATCGATTGCGAACGCCGCGGGCCCGTGGGTCGGCGAACTGCTGCAAGGCGCGCTCGGCCGCGCCGCGTCGCACAGCGTGCGGCTCGTGAAAGGCAGCCATATCGTCACGCGGCGTCTGTTCGAACACGACCACGCGTACATTTTCCAGAATCCGGACAAGCGCATCATCTTCGCGATTCCGTACGAACACGACTACACGCTGATCGGCACGACGGACCTCGAATATCGCGGCGACCCGTCGCAAGTGGCGATCAACGCCGACGAAACGCAGTACCTGTGCGACTCGATCAACCGCTACTTCAAGCAGAAGATTTCGCCGGCCGACGTGCGCTGGACCTATTCGGGCGTGCGTCCGCTGCTCGAGGAAGAAGGCGCGGACAATCCGTCCGCGGTCACGCGCGACTATTCGCTCGAGCTCGACGCGCCCGCCGGTGAAGCGCCGCTGCTGTCGGTGTTCGGCGGCAAGATCACCACCTTCCGCAAACTGGCGGAAGAAGCCGTCGACAAACTCGCGCAAGCGCTGCAAAACGGCGCGTCTTCGTGGACGGCCGGCGCGCCGTTGCCCGGCGGCGATATTCCGAACGCCAACTTCGAACGCTTTCTGAGCGAATTCAAACAGCAGCATGCATGGCTGCCAGCCGATCTGGCGCATCGCCTCGCCCGCGCTTACGGCACGCGCGTCAAGCAGGTGCTCGGCAATGCGCGTTCCGTGGCCGATCTTGGCCGCGCCTTCGCGCCGGGTCTTTACGAAGCGGAACTGACGTACCTGCGCGACACCGAATGGGCGCGCAGCGCGCAGGACGTGCTGTGGCGCCGATCGAAACTCGGCTTGCACGTCGAACCCGGCACGCTCGATTCGATCACACGCGATATCGACGCATGGTTCGCCCGCGAACCCGCGCGCGAAGGCGCATAG
- the glpK gene encoding glycerol kinase GlpK, which translates to MQDQYILALDQGTTSSRAMLFDRLGNIVSTAQKEFQQIYPRPGWVEHDPQEIWSTQAGVAAEAVTRAGMNGTSIAAIGITNQRETTIVWDRETGHPIYNAIVWQDRRTADFCDQLKEQGLEEKVRAKTGLPIDSYFSATKIRWILDNVEGAREKARQGRLAFGTVDSWLVWNFTKGGLHVTDVTNASRTMLFNIHSLKWDDELLEALDIPRSMLPEVRASSEVYGPTKTTVFASKIPLAGIAGDQHAALFGQMCTESGMVKNTYGTGCFLVMNTGDKPIESKNNLVTTIAWQIGDQINYALEGSIFIGGAVVQWLRDGLGIIKNAAEIETLARSVSHSDGVYLVPAFAGLGAPHWNARARGTLFGVTRGTSSAHIARAALDSIAYQSLDVLKAMEADSGIRIGELRVDGGACANNLLMQFQADILGVDAVRPKVAETTALGAAYLAGLAVGYWKDVDELQSQWKLDRRFTPALPHAEVKQCLDGWQRAIRAAKAWADTP; encoded by the coding sequence ATGCAGGACCAGTACATCCTCGCGCTTGACCAAGGCACCACCAGCTCGCGCGCGATGCTGTTCGACCGGCTCGGCAATATCGTGTCGACTGCTCAAAAGGAATTCCAGCAGATCTATCCGCGTCCGGGCTGGGTCGAACACGATCCGCAGGAAATCTGGTCGACTCAGGCGGGTGTCGCTGCCGAAGCCGTGACGCGCGCCGGCATGAACGGCACCTCGATCGCCGCGATCGGCATCACCAATCAGCGCGAAACCACGATCGTGTGGGATCGCGAAACCGGCCATCCGATCTACAACGCGATCGTCTGGCAGGACCGCCGCACCGCCGACTTCTGCGACCAACTCAAAGAGCAAGGGCTCGAAGAGAAAGTCCGCGCCAAAACCGGCCTGCCGATCGACTCGTACTTCTCGGCGACCAAGATCCGCTGGATTCTCGATAACGTCGAAGGCGCGCGCGAAAAGGCCAGACAGGGCCGCCTCGCGTTCGGTACTGTGGACAGCTGGCTGGTGTGGAATTTCACCAAGGGCGGCCTGCACGTCACCGACGTCACCAACGCGTCGCGCACGATGCTCTTCAACATCCACTCGCTGAAGTGGGACGATGAACTGCTCGAAGCGCTCGACATTCCGCGCAGCATGCTGCCGGAGGTGCGGGCTTCGTCGGAAGTGTACGGACCGACCAAGACCACCGTGTTCGCTTCGAAGATTCCGCTCGCGGGCATCGCCGGCGATCAGCACGCCGCCCTCTTCGGGCAGATGTGCACGGAGTCGGGCATGGTGAAGAACACCTACGGCACCGGTTGCTTCCTCGTGATGAACACCGGCGACAAGCCGATTGAATCGAAGAACAATCTCGTCACCACGATTGCGTGGCAGATCGGCGATCAGATCAATTACGCGCTCGAAGGCAGCATCTTCATTGGCGGCGCCGTGGTGCAATGGCTGCGCGACGGCCTCGGCATCATCAAGAATGCTGCTGAGATCGAAACGCTGGCACGCAGCGTGTCTCACTCCGACGGCGTGTATCTGGTGCCCGCCTTCGCCGGCCTCGGCGCGCCGCATTGGAACGCCCGTGCTCGCGGCACGCTGTTCGGCGTGACGCGCGGCACGTCGTCCGCGCATATTGCGCGCGCCGCGCTCGACTCGATCGCCTACCAATCGCTCGACGTTTTGAAAGCGATGGAAGCCGACTCCGGCATTCGCATCGGCGAATTGCGGGTGGACGGCGGCGCCTGCGCCAACAATCTGCTGATGCAATTCCAGGCGGACATTCTCGGCGTCGACGCGGTGCGCCCCAAGGTGGCGGAAACCACCGCATTGGGCGCGGCTTACCTGGCCGGTCTCGCGGTGGGTTACTGGAAAGACGTCGACGAACTGCAAAGCCAGTGGAAGCTCGACCGCCGCTTCACGCCCGCGCTGCCGCACGCCGAAGTCAAGCAGTGCCTCGACGGCTGGCAGCGCGCGATTCGCGCCGCGAAGGCCTGGGCCGACACGCCCTGA
- a CDS encoding MIP/aquaporin family protein, whose product MSPYIAEFIGTALVVLLGDGAVANVLLARTKGKGADLIVIVMGWAMAVFIAVYVTASFSGAHLNPVVTISLALAGKFAWAKVPGYIAAQMLGGMAGALLVWIAYRQHFAKEGDADVKLGVFCTSPAIRSVPHNLLTEMIATFVLILGVLYLASPQVGLGALDALPVGLLVLGIGISLGGPTGYAMSPARDLSPRLMHALLPIPGKRDSDWHYAWIPVCGPLLGGAAAACLYLYLHVH is encoded by the coding sequence ATGTCACCTTACATTGCTGAATTCATCGGCACTGCGCTCGTGGTGCTGCTCGGCGACGGCGCCGTCGCCAACGTGCTGCTCGCGCGCACCAAAGGCAAAGGCGCGGACCTGATCGTGATCGTCATGGGCTGGGCGATGGCCGTGTTCATCGCCGTCTATGTCACCGCGTCGTTCAGCGGCGCTCATCTGAATCCTGTCGTGACCATCAGCCTCGCGCTGGCCGGCAAGTTCGCCTGGGCCAAGGTGCCCGGCTATATCGCGGCGCAAATGCTCGGCGGCATGGCCGGCGCGCTGCTCGTATGGATCGCGTATCGGCAGCACTTCGCCAAAGAAGGCGATGCCGATGTGAAGCTCGGCGTGTTCTGCACCTCGCCGGCAATACGCAGCGTGCCGCACAACCTGCTCACGGAAATGATCGCCACCTTCGTGCTGATTCTGGGCGTGCTGTATCTGGCTTCGCCGCAAGTCGGTCTCGGTGCGCTCGACGCGCTCCCGGTCGGCCTGCTGGTTCTCGGCATCGGCATCTCGCTCGGCGGCCCGACCGGTTACGCGATGAGTCCCGCTCGTGATCTGTCGCCTCGTTTGATGCACGCGCTGCTGCCGATTCCGGGCAAGCGCGACAGCGACTGGCACTACGCGTGGATTCCAGTTTGCGGGCCGCTGCTGGGCGGCGCGGCGGCGGCGTGTTTGTACCTGTATCTGCACGTGCACTGA
- a CDS encoding HAD family hydrolase gives MIDHLICDCDGVLVDSEIIADRVMLETLSATFPSLDFEPIVKTAFGQQTSRFLEGIEKSFDITLPANFFETIEHNVELELAASLSPINGVRDALQRVTLPAAVVSNSRMARVNASVRRAGLQQIFGERIFSAEPVARPKPYPDVYLFAAKTLGVEPSRCVVVEDSVAGLNAARAAGMKTIAFVGASHIPDGYADALRKMGMTRIMQHMDELPALVEAGVRGEFGDVQS, from the coding sequence ATGATCGACCACCTCATCTGTGACTGCGACGGCGTGCTCGTCGACAGTGAAATCATCGCTGACCGCGTGATGCTCGAAACGCTGAGCGCCACGTTCCCCAGCCTCGACTTCGAACCCATCGTCAAGACGGCCTTTGGTCAGCAAACGTCGCGCTTTCTCGAAGGCATCGAGAAGTCGTTCGATATCACGTTGCCCGCGAATTTTTTCGAGACCATCGAACACAACGTCGAACTCGAACTGGCGGCTTCGCTCAGTCCGATCAACGGCGTGCGCGACGCGTTGCAACGCGTCACGTTGCCGGCCGCCGTCGTGTCGAACAGCCGGATGGCGCGCGTGAATGCATCGGTGCGGCGCGCGGGTTTGCAGCAGATTTTCGGCGAACGCATTTTCAGCGCGGAACCGGTGGCGCGGCCGAAGCCGTATCCCGACGTGTATCTGTTCGCCGCGAAAACGCTGGGCGTGGAGCCTTCGCGATGCGTGGTGGTGGAAGACAGCGTGGCGGGTTTGAATGCCGCGCGCGCGGCGGGCATGAAGACGATCGCGTTCGTCGGCGCGAGCCATATTCCCGATGGCTACGCGGACGCGCTGCGCAAGATGGGCATGACGCGGATCATGCAGCATATGGATGAATTGCCCGCGCTGGTTGAAGCCGGTGTACGCGGAGAATTTGGCGACGTGCAGTCGTAG
- the ribB gene encoding 3,4-dihydroxy-2-butanone-4-phosphate synthase, translating into MTFATFPAPSTIADSAFLDLPLLDTEAVPPRIAAALQAMRDGRAVVLQDDHDRENEADLIVSAERLSVETMALLIRECSGIVCLCLPDEKIRALELPPMAVNNESRHGTAFTISIEARDGVTTGVSALDRVTTIRAAIADTAKPADIVRPGHVFPLRAQPGGVLARRGHTEGTVDLAILAGLKPAGVLCELMNPDGTMTRGADVERFAAQHNLPMLTIAELVEFRQTLAQARECVADEA; encoded by the coding sequence ATGACCTTTGCTACTTTCCCTGCTCCGTCGACGATTGCGGATAGCGCATTCCTCGACCTCCCGCTGCTCGACACCGAAGCCGTTCCGCCGCGTATCGCCGCCGCCTTGCAAGCCATGCGCGATGGCCGCGCCGTCGTTCTGCAAGACGACCACGACCGTGAGAACGAAGCCGATCTGATCGTGTCCGCCGAGCGTCTGTCCGTCGAAACCATGGCGTTGCTGATCCGCGAATGCAGCGGCATCGTGTGCCTGTGTTTGCCCGACGAGAAAATCCGCGCGCTTGAACTGCCGCCCATGGCTGTCAACAACGAAAGCCGTCACGGCACCGCGTTCACGATTTCAATCGAAGCGCGCGATGGCGTGACCACCGGCGTGTCCGCGCTCGATCGCGTGACGACCATTCGCGCCGCGATCGCCGACACGGCGAAGCCCGCCGATATCGTGCGTCCCGGTCACGTGTTCCCGTTGCGTGCGCAACCCGGCGGCGTGCTGGCTCGCCGCGGCCACACCGAAGGCACGGTGGACCTCGCGATTCTTGCGGGTCTGAAACCGGCTGGCGTGCTATGCGAACTGATGAATCCGGACGGCACGATGACGCGCGGCGCCGATGTGGAGCGTTTCGCCGCGCAACACAATCTGCCGATGCTGACCATCGCCGAATTGGTGGAGTTTCGTCAGACGCTGGCGCAGGCGCGCGAATGCGTGGCTGACGAGGCTTGA
- a CDS encoding helix-turn-helix domain-containing protein, with the protein MHSPLALVRDPTADTDTSPRAAEPFDALEHLVGVNLARLRAERQLSLDALARASGVSRAMLAQIESARSVPSIKVLCKVAAALKVSVAAFLRRHATNGFEHLPAERSSRVVSSNGRYSARPLYPDAEPTAAEFHELRIAPLHTEAGTRRAPGTTVNLVVSEGTLEVSVHDQRQLLATGDAIVFDADQPHSLRNPGDTEARAFRVTLKAETPPRWDVPAHHEPAREVAPV; encoded by the coding sequence ATGCATTCCCCGCTTGCGCTCGTTCGCGATCCCACGGCTGACACCGATACGTCGCCGCGTGCCGCTGAACCTTTCGACGCACTTGAACATCTGGTCGGTGTGAATCTCGCCCGTTTGCGCGCCGAGCGGCAACTGTCGCTCGATGCTTTGGCCCGCGCGTCCGGCGTTTCTCGCGCCATGCTCGCGCAGATCGAATCGGCGCGCAGCGTGCCGTCCATCAAGGTGCTGTGCAAGGTGGCGGCGGCGTTGAAGGTGTCGGTGGCGGCTTTCTTGCGGCGTCACGCGACGAACGGCTTCGAGCATTTGCCGGCGGAGCGCTCGTCGCGTGTCGTCAGTTCGAACGGCCGCTATTCGGCCCGGCCGCTTTATCCCGACGCCGAACCGACCGCCGCCGAGTTTCACGAACTGCGTATTGCGCCGTTGCACACCGAAGCCGGCACGCGCCGCGCGCCGGGCACGACGGTGAATCTGGTGGTGAGCGAAGGCACGCTGGAAGTCAGCGTCCACGATCAACGCCAGTTGCTGGCCACCGGCGACGCGATCGTGTTCGACGCCGACCAGCCGCATAGCCTGCGCAATCCCGGCGACACGGAAGCGCGCGCGTTTCGCGTGACGTTGAAGGCGGAGACGCCGCCGCGCTGGGACGTGCCCGCGCACCATGAGCCGGCGCGCGAAGTCGCACCGGTTTGA
- a CDS encoding MFS transporter, translated as MPIPLLALAISAFAIGTTEFVIMGLLPEVARDLAVSIPSAGLLVSGYALGVAVGAPLLAVVTSKMPRKLALQLLMGVFIVGNTLCAVASSYSVLMIARVVTSFAHGSFFGIGAVVAASLVPAEKRASAIALMFTGLTLANVLGVPFGTFVGQEFGWRAAFWIVSAFGVLSLAGVTALVPNRHDAGPVGLGHEVRVLKDPQVWTALAMTVLGFGGVFVVFTYIAPILEQVSGFSPRGVTLILVLFGVGLTIGNTVGGKLADRALMPSLMGILVALAVVMAIFARTSHSQVAAAITIFVWGIAAFATVPPLQMRVVEKAAAAPNLASTLNIGAFNVGNAGGAWLGGLVINHGHSLDTLPWVAAAVSVAALLLTWLAARMDAPAPTVAQGA; from the coding sequence ATGCCCATTCCATTACTGGCGCTGGCGATCAGCGCATTCGCCATCGGCACGACGGAGTTCGTGATCATGGGCTTGCTGCCCGAGGTGGCGCGCGATCTGGCGGTGTCGATTCCGTCGGCGGGTTTGCTGGTGAGCGGGTACGCGCTCGGCGTCGCCGTCGGCGCGCCGTTGCTCGCGGTGGTGACCAGCAAGATGCCGCGCAAGTTGGCGCTGCAACTGCTGATGGGCGTGTTCATCGTGGGCAATACGCTGTGCGCGGTCGCGTCCAGTTATTCCGTGCTGATGATCGCGCGCGTGGTGACGTCGTTCGCGCATGGCTCGTTTTTCGGCATTGGCGCGGTGGTGGCGGCTTCGCTCGTGCCGGCCGAAAAGCGCGCCAGCGCGATTGCGCTCATGTTCACCGGCCTGACGCTGGCGAACGTGCTCGGCGTGCCGTTCGGCACGTTCGTCGGCCAGGAGTTCGGCTGGCGCGCGGCGTTCTGGATCGTCAGCGCGTTCGGCGTGCTGTCGCTCGCGGGCGTCACGGCGCTGGTGCCGAATCGTCATGACGCAGGTCCGGTCGGACTCGGTCATGAAGTGCGCGTGTTGAAGGATCCGCAAGTCTGGACCGCGCTCGCCATGACGGTGCTCGGCTTCGGCGGCGTGTTCGTCGTGTTCACCTACATAGCGCCAATTCTCGAGCAGGTGAGCGGCTTCTCGCCGCGCGGCGTCACGCTGATTCTGGTGCTGTTCGGCGTGGGCCTCACGATCGGCAATACGGTCGGCGGCAAGTTGGCGGACCGTGCACTGATGCCGTCGCTGATGGGCATTCTGGTTGCGCTCGCGGTGGTGATGGCGATCTTCGCGCGCACCAGCCATTCGCAAGTGGCCGCGGCGATCACGATCTTCGTGTGGGGCATTGCTGCGTTCGCCACGGTGCCGCCGTTGCAAATGCGCGTAGTCGAGAAAGCGGCCGCGGCGCCGAATCTGGCTTCGACACTGAATATCGGTGCGTTCAACGTCGGCAATGCGGGCGGCGCGTGGCTTGGCGGTCTGGTGATCAATCACGGCCATTCGCTCGATACCTTGCCTTGGGTGGCGGCGGCGGTCAGCGTGGCGGCGTTGCTGCTGACCTGGCTCGCGGCGCGTATGGATGCGCCTGCGCCGACGGTGGCGCAGGGGGCGTAA
- a CDS encoding VOC family protein, translated as MQLDHATIVTADLDTVRRFFVDVAGLTQGARPAFSVDGYWLYANGRPLIHLIDATVPAAAGRTAPRIDHIAFRLERAAEWRALLGRLHAHGVDYRTARVPQMGPQEAQAQLFVALAPGVVVEFVTALHHAEI; from the coding sequence ATGCAGCTCGATCACGCGACCATCGTTACCGCCGACCTCGACACGGTCCGACGTTTTTTCGTCGACGTGGCCGGATTGACCCAAGGCGCACGGCCGGCGTTTTCGGTTGACGGCTACTGGCTTTACGCGAACGGCCGCCCGCTGATCCATCTGATCGACGCGACGGTGCCCGCCGCGGCCGGCAGGACGGCGCCGCGCATCGACCACATCGCGTTCCGGCTGGAGCGTGCCGCCGAATGGCGGGCGCTGCTCGGTCGCCTGCATGCACATGGTGTCGATTATCGAACCGCACGAGTGCCGCAAATGGGACCGCAAGAGGCACAGGCGCAACTGTTCGTGGCGCTCGCGCCGGGCGTCGTCGTCGAATTCGTGACGGCGCTGCATCACGCTGAAATTTAA
- a CDS encoding LysR family transcriptional regulator, which yields MDNLGDIRLFVEAAQQGSLSAAGRKMGLTPAAASARLAKLEAGLKTRLFERTTRQLRLTDEGRLYLNCCRQALQSLDDAEAALQAGQGVVRGKVRVSATSDFGRNLLMHWLDEFNALYPEVTFALTLSDSLANLVQEDIDLAIRFGVPQDSSLVARKLAPNRRVLCASPDYIARKGEPKDPHDLANFDCIVLATATGLANEWRFTRGDEVQHYTVPFETARETNDGAVAREWALRGYGIVIKSMWDVEADLRADGLKILLPEWRYPDAPLHALYHRNRFMAPRVRVLLDFLSERFAQVSDELEGLLGLPPERPRRQAAGETASREGL from the coding sequence ATGGACAACCTCGGTGACATCCGTCTGTTCGTCGAAGCGGCGCAGCAGGGCAGCCTGTCGGCGGCCGGCCGCAAGATGGGACTGACGCCGGCCGCCGCCAGCGCGCGCCTTGCCAAGCTCGAAGCCGGCCTCAAAACGCGCCTGTTCGAACGCACCACCCGTCAGCTCAGGCTCACCGACGAGGGCCGCCTGTACCTGAATTGCTGCCGTCAGGCGCTGCAATCGCTCGACGACGCCGAAGCCGCGCTGCAAGCCGGCCAAGGCGTCGTGCGCGGGAAAGTGCGGGTATCGGCGACTTCGGACTTCGGCCGTAATCTGCTGATGCACTGGCTCGACGAATTCAACGCGCTGTATCCGGAAGTGACCTTCGCGCTCACTTTGTCGGACTCGCTGGCAAATCTGGTGCAGGAGGACATCGATCTGGCGATCCGCTTCGGCGTGCCGCAGGACAGTTCGCTGGTCGCCCGCAAGCTGGCGCCGAACCGGCGCGTGCTGTGCGCGTCGCCGGACTACATCGCGCGTAAGGGCGAACCGAAAGATCCGCACGATCTGGCCAATTTCGACTGCATCGTGCTGGCCACCGCCACCGGGCTGGCGAACGAGTGGCGCTTCACGCGCGGCGACGAGGTGCAGCACTACACCGTGCCGTTCGAAACCGCCCGCGAGACCAACGACGGCGCCGTCGCCCGCGAATGGGCGCTGCGCGGCTACGGCATCGTGATCAAGTCGATGTGGGACGTGGAAGCCGACCTGCGCGCCGACGGCCTGAAGATCCTGCTGCCGGAATGGCGTTATCCGGATGCGCCGCTGCACGCGCTCTACCATCGCAACCGCTTCATGGCGCCGCGCGTGCGCGTGTTGCTGGATTTCCTGAGCGAGCGTTTCGCGCAGGTGTCGGACGAACTGGAAGGTCTGCTGGGCTTGCCGCCGGAGCGTCCGCGCCGGCAGGCGGCCGGGGAAACCGCATCGCGCGAAGGGCTATAA
- the miaB gene encoding tRNA (N6-isopentenyl adenosine(37)-C2)-methylthiotransferase MiaB has translation MTKKVYVKTFGCQMNEYDSDKMVDVLGAAEGLVKTDTPEDADVILFNTCSVREKAQEKVFSDLGRVRELKEANPNLIIGVGGCVASQEGAAIVSRAPYVDLVFGPQTLHRLPQMIDKRRESGRAQVDISFPEIEKFDHLPPARVDGPSAFVSIMEGCSKYCSYCVVPYTRGEEVSRPLDDVLTEIAGLADQGVREVTLLGQNVNAYRAGLTLGSTEIADFAQLIEYVADIPGIERIRYTTSHPKEFTQRLIDTYAKVPKLVSHLHLPVQHGSDRILMAMKRGYTVLEYKSVIRKLRAIRPDLSLSTDMIVGFPGETEEDFDKMMALVHEMKYDTSFSFIYSPRPGTPAANLHDDTPREVKLKRLQHLQATIEENVQRISDSMVGKIERILVERPARKDPNELAGRTENNRVVNFPAPIASHARLIGQMVDVKIVKAYPHSLRGELVLVHDDAPATTH, from the coding sequence ATGACCAAGAAAGTTTATGTAAAGACCTTTGGCTGCCAGATGAACGAGTACGACTCCGACAAAATGGTCGACGTACTCGGCGCGGCTGAAGGGCTCGTCAAGACCGACACGCCGGAAGACGCGGACGTCATTCTGTTCAACACGTGCTCGGTGCGCGAAAAAGCGCAGGAAAAAGTGTTCTCCGACCTCGGCCGCGTGCGCGAGTTGAAGGAAGCGAATCCGAATCTGATCATCGGTGTGGGTGGTTGCGTTGCGAGCCAGGAAGGCGCGGCGATCGTGTCGCGCGCGCCGTACGTCGATCTGGTGTTCGGCCCGCAAACGCTGCACCGTCTGCCGCAAATGATCGACAAGCGCCGTGAAAGCGGCCGCGCGCAAGTGGACATCTCGTTCCCGGAAATCGAAAAGTTCGATCACCTGCCGCCGGCGCGCGTCGACGGCCCGAGCGCGTTCGTGTCGATCATGGAAGGCTGCAGCAAGTACTGCAGCTATTGCGTCGTGCCGTACACGCGCGGCGAAGAAGTGTCGCGTCCGCTGGATGACGTGCTGACCGAAATCGCCGGTCTCGCCGATCAAGGCGTGCGCGAAGTCACGCTGCTCGGCCAGAACGTGAACGCCTATCGCGCCGGCCTCACGCTGGGTTCGACGGAAATCGCCGACTTCGCTCAGTTGATCGAATACGTCGCGGATATTCCGGGCATCGAACGGATTCGCTACACCACGTCGCATCCGAAGGAATTCACGCAGCGCCTGATCGACACCTACGCGAAGGTGCCGAAGCTCGTCAGCCACCTGCATTTGCCGGTGCAGCACGGCTCGGATCGCATTTTGATGGCCATGAAGCGTGGCTACACGGTGCTCGAATACAAGTCCGTGATCCGCAAGCTGCGCGCAATCCGCCCTGACCTGTCGCTTTCCACGGACATGATCGTCGGCTTCCCCGGCGAGACGGAAGAAGACTTCGACAAGATGATGGCGCTCGTGCACGAGATGAAGTACGACACCAGCTTCTCGTTCATCTACAGCCCGCGTCCCGGCACGCCGGCCGCGAATCTGCACGACGACACGCCGCGCGAAGTGAAGCTCAAGCGTCTGCAACATTTGCAGGCCACCATCGAGGAAAACGTGCAGCGCATCAGCGATTCGATGGTCGGCAAGATCGAGCGCATACTGGTTGAGCGCCCGGCCCGCAAGGATCCGAACGAACTCGCCGGCCGCACCGAGAACAACCGGGTGGTGAATTTCCCGGCGCCAATCGCGTCGCACGCAAGGCTGATCGGCCAGATGGTCGACGTGAAAATCGTCAAAGCGTACCCACATTCGCTACGTGGCGAGCTCGTGCTGGTTCATGACGACGCCCCGGCCACGACCCATTAA